In Penaeus chinensis breed Huanghai No. 1 chromosome 11, ASM1920278v2, whole genome shotgun sequence, a genomic segment contains:
- the LOC125030844 gene encoding katanin p80 WD40 repeat-containing subunit B1-like isoform X7 has translation MNPNRSPNLSKRSWKLQEFVAHGANVNCLALGHKSGRVLVTGGDDKKVNLWAVGKPNCILSLSGHTTPVECVRFGGSEELVCAGSLSGALKIWDLEATKIVRTLTGHKANIRCIDFHPYGDFIGTGSLDTNIKLWDIRRKGCIFTYKGHNLTVNSLKFSPDGQWIASAGEDCNVKLWDLRAGKMMTEFAQHTGPVSDVEFHPHEFLLASASHDRTVNFWDLEKFSLVSSTDADTGPIRTIAFHPDGDCLYAGSPDILKVYGWEPARTFDTVAMGWGKIQDIAIAQNQLIGAGFHGVHVSLYVVDLKRVQPFGGPQQDVPSTFRHGAAIRKSFIKDKNSGKATAESMKTEEASDTGGEEPQEEDPPPEITNLNDYNSIFQTRRELQRTPPLPEPKPPINNNNDPMVPQVMTSPDVIRPEPLRAMPIPTTKPSTPDSTRRGSSHTVSHLPRPIPTPREIITPRYDNGNQPQTPPSHSTSFPSLFERRGSSQEQSSYVSPHRDYSLSGNASPNLSQPYRARAVSESRRDSREPSSSSHEAEGNSFDRYVIRHSPSEPYLVRQSSSPGPPVSSPAYHDSAPHLPQLPRPDLTNLNRTHASSKPDLTSHSKPMDRPALVKPTSRVHGPQSPDVSYLNTPKNISPDISYMGTPKEPPDYGYSQDKMNDIEYSSSYSTDNGTINFEDFLPNKLSGLGFGSNGVTGIVGNEMSEQEVLSSIMRGHSSMMSVISARTRGLQVTHKLWQTKDLKTAVDHALNSGDQALLVDLLGIINLRPSIWNLDLLTALLPPVSLLLQSKYEMYVTCGYNALKLMIKNFAVMIKSNMSGPIHSVGVDISREERYNKCIECYNHMMSIRAFLLKRQTVPGKLGPMYRELVILMQAFE, from the exons AGTCTATCAGGCCACACAACACCAGTTGAATGTGTGCGTTTTGGTGGATCCGAGGAACTGGTGTGCGCCGGGTCCCTGAGTGGTGCACTCAAGATATGGGACCTGGAGGCCACCAAAATTGTCCGGACACTGACCGGACACAAAGCGAACATCAGGTGCATAGACTTCCACCCGTATGGGGACTTCATTGGCACAGGTTCCCTTGACACAAACATTAAG CTGTGGGACATTAGACGGAAAGGTTGTATCTTCACATACAAAGGGCACAACCTAACAGTCAATAGCCTGAAGTTTTCCCCAGATGGCCAGTGGATAGCATCTGCTGGAGAAGATTGCAATGTGAAG TTGTGGGATCTTCGAGCTGGCAAAATGATGACAGAATTTGCCCAACACACTGGGCCTGTTAGTGATGTAGAATTCCATCCTCATGAATTCTTATTAGCCTCTGCATCACATGATAGAACTGTAAACTTTTGGGATCTAGAGAAATTTTCTCTAGTCTCATCCACAGATGCTGATACAGGACCCATCAG aaCAATTGCCTTTCATCCTGATGGTGATTGCCTGTATGCAGGATCTCCTGATATTCTCAAGGTGTATGGCTGGGAGCCTGCCCGTACATTTGACACAGTTGCCATGGGTTGGGGCAAGATTCAAGATATTGCCATTGCCCAAAATCAGCTT ATTGGAGCAGGTTTTCATGGTGTGCATGTGTCTCTCTACGTGGTTGATCTGAAGAGGGTTCAGCCCTTTGGTGGGCCCCAACAAGACGTCCCATCAACTTTCAGACATGGTGCAGCTATACGCAAGAGTTTTATCAAGGACAAAAACTCTGGAAAGGCTAC AGCGGAATCCATGAAGACCGAAGAAGCCTCAGACACAGGTGGTGAAGAGCCGCAGGAGGAGGACCCACCTCCAGAGATCACAAACTTAAATGATTACAATTCAATCTTCCAAAccaggagagagt TACAGAGAACACCACCTCTTCCTGAGCCCAAACCtcccattaacaataataatg ATCCAATGGTACCTCAAGTTATGACCAGCCCTGATGTCATTCGTCCTGAGCCTTTGAGAGCTATGCCAATACCAACTACAAAACCTTCAACTCCTGACTCAACACGAAGAGGATCATCACACACTGTGTCGCATTTGCCGAGGCCTATACCGACGCCAAGAGAAATTATCACTCCTAG ATATGACAATGGTAACCAGCCACAGACTCCTCCCTCACACTCCACCAGTTTTCCAAGTCTCTTTGAGAGACGTGGATCCTCCCAGGAACAGTCTAGCTACGTCTCCCCCCACAG gGATTATTCACTAAGTGGAAATGCAAGCCCTAACTTGAGTCAACCATATAGAGCTCGTGCAGTGTCTGAGAGTAGAAGAGATTCAAGAGAACCCTCCAGTTCTTCACATGAAGCAGAAGGAAATAG TTTTGACAGGTATGTTATCAGGCACAGCCCATCTGAACCTTACCTGGTGAGACAGTCCTCTTCAcctggccctccagtctcatcACCAGCATACCATGATTCAGCACCACACTTACCACAGCTTCCTCGACCAGATCTTACGAATCTTAACCGAACACATGCTTCATCGAAACCTGACCTTACCTCTCATTCCAAGCCTATGGACCGGCCAGCCTTAGTAAAGCCTACATCAAGGGTTCATGGACCTCAGAGCCCTGATGTGTCATATCTAAACACTCCCAAGAATATCAGTCcagatatatcatatatgggAACACCCAAGGAACCTCCAGATTATGGTTATAGTCAAGATAAAATGAATGACATTGAATACAGTTCATCATACTCAACAGATAATGGAACTATCAATTTTGAGGACTTTTTACCA AACAAGCTGAGTGGACTAGGGTTTGGCAGCAATGGTGTTACTGGTATTGTAGGAAATGAAATGTCAGAACAAGAAGTTTTATCCAGCATTATGCGTGGTCATTCTTCCATGATGTCTGTCATATCTGCACGGACAAGGGGGCTACAAGTCACACACAAACTGTGGCAGACAAAAGATTTAAAAACGGCTGTAGATCATGCACTGAACTCTGGAGACCAAGCATTACTTGTTGATCTTCTTGGAATTATTAACCTAAGACC GTCAATATGGAACTTGGATCTTTTAACAGCTTTATTACCACCTGTAAGTCTTCTGCTACAGAGTAAATATGAAAT GTATGTAACCTGTGGTTATAACGCACTGAAGCTCATGATAAAAAACTTCGCTGTTATGATCAAGTCCAATATGTCTGGTCCAATACATTCAGTAGGAGTCGATATATCAAGAGAGGAAAG GTACAATAAGTGTATAGAATGCTACAACCACATGATGTCAATCCGAGCCTTCCTTCTTAAACGACAAACTGTTCCAGGGAAGTTAGGACCTATGTATCGAGAGCTAGTAATTTTAATGCAAGCATTTGaataa
- the LOC125030844 gene encoding katanin p80 WD40 repeat-containing subunit B1-like isoform X6 yields the protein MDRRSRSPMKKPEIKRRPLSITRRRRTSVDEGRQVTHARKEFVAHGANVNCLALGHKSGRVLVTGGDDKKVNLWAVGKPNCILSLSGHTTPVECVRFGGSEELVCAGSLSGALKIWDLEATKIVRTLTGHKANIRCIDFHPYGDFIGTGSLDTNIKLWDIRRKGCIFTYKGHNLTVNSLKFSPDGQWIASAGEDCNVKLWDLRAGKMMTEFAQHTGPVSDVEFHPHEFLLASASHDRTVNFWDLEKFSLVSSTDADTGPIRTIAFHPDGDCLYAGSPDILKVYGWEPARTFDTVAMGWGKIQDIAIAQNQLIGAGFHGVHVSLYVVDLKRVQPFGGPQQDVPSTFRHGAAIRKSFIKDKNSGKATAESMKTEEASDTGGEEPQEEDPPPEITNLNDYNSIFQTRRELQRTPPLPEPKPPINNNNDPMVPQVMTSPDVIRPEPLRAMPIPTTKPSTPDSTRRGSSHTVSHLPRPIPTPREIITPRYDNGNQPQTPPSHSTSFPSLFERRGSSQEQSSYVSPHRDYSLSGNASPNLSQPYRARAVSESRRDSREPSSSSHEAEGNSFDRYVIRHSPSEPYLVRQSSSPGPPVSSPAYHDSAPHLPQLPRPDLTNLNRTHASSKPDLTSHSKPMDRPALVKPTSRVHGPQSPDVSYLNTPKNISPDISYMGTPKEPPDYGYSQDKMNDIEYSSSYSTDNGTINFEDFLPNKLSGLGFGSNGVTGIVGNEMSEQEVLSSIMRGHSSMMSVISARTRGLQVTHKLWQTKDLKTAVDHALNSGDQALLVDLLGIINLRPSIWNLDLLTALLPPVSLLLQSKYEMYVTCGYNALKLMIKNFAVMIKSNMSGPIHSVGVDISREERYNKCIECYNHMMSIRAFLLKRQTVPGKLGPMYRELVILMQAFE from the exons AGTCTATCAGGCCACACAACACCAGTTGAATGTGTGCGTTTTGGTGGATCCGAGGAACTGGTGTGCGCCGGGTCCCTGAGTGGTGCACTCAAGATATGGGACCTGGAGGCCACCAAAATTGTCCGGACACTGACCGGACACAAAGCGAACATCAGGTGCATAGACTTCCACCCGTATGGGGACTTCATTGGCACAGGTTCCCTTGACACAAACATTAAG CTGTGGGACATTAGACGGAAAGGTTGTATCTTCACATACAAAGGGCACAACCTAACAGTCAATAGCCTGAAGTTTTCCCCAGATGGCCAGTGGATAGCATCTGCTGGAGAAGATTGCAATGTGAAG TTGTGGGATCTTCGAGCTGGCAAAATGATGACAGAATTTGCCCAACACACTGGGCCTGTTAGTGATGTAGAATTCCATCCTCATGAATTCTTATTAGCCTCTGCATCACATGATAGAACTGTAAACTTTTGGGATCTAGAGAAATTTTCTCTAGTCTCATCCACAGATGCTGATACAGGACCCATCAG aaCAATTGCCTTTCATCCTGATGGTGATTGCCTGTATGCAGGATCTCCTGATATTCTCAAGGTGTATGGCTGGGAGCCTGCCCGTACATTTGACACAGTTGCCATGGGTTGGGGCAAGATTCAAGATATTGCCATTGCCCAAAATCAGCTT ATTGGAGCAGGTTTTCATGGTGTGCATGTGTCTCTCTACGTGGTTGATCTGAAGAGGGTTCAGCCCTTTGGTGGGCCCCAACAAGACGTCCCATCAACTTTCAGACATGGTGCAGCTATACGCAAGAGTTTTATCAAGGACAAAAACTCTGGAAAGGCTAC AGCGGAATCCATGAAGACCGAAGAAGCCTCAGACACAGGTGGTGAAGAGCCGCAGGAGGAGGACCCACCTCCAGAGATCACAAACTTAAATGATTACAATTCAATCTTCCAAAccaggagagagt TACAGAGAACACCACCTCTTCCTGAGCCCAAACCtcccattaacaataataatg ATCCAATGGTACCTCAAGTTATGACCAGCCCTGATGTCATTCGTCCTGAGCCTTTGAGAGCTATGCCAATACCAACTACAAAACCTTCAACTCCTGACTCAACACGAAGAGGATCATCACACACTGTGTCGCATTTGCCGAGGCCTATACCGACGCCAAGAGAAATTATCACTCCTAG ATATGACAATGGTAACCAGCCACAGACTCCTCCCTCACACTCCACCAGTTTTCCAAGTCTCTTTGAGAGACGTGGATCCTCCCAGGAACAGTCTAGCTACGTCTCCCCCCACAG gGATTATTCACTAAGTGGAAATGCAAGCCCTAACTTGAGTCAACCATATAGAGCTCGTGCAGTGTCTGAGAGTAGAAGAGATTCAAGAGAACCCTCCAGTTCTTCACATGAAGCAGAAGGAAATAG TTTTGACAGGTATGTTATCAGGCACAGCCCATCTGAACCTTACCTGGTGAGACAGTCCTCTTCAcctggccctccagtctcatcACCAGCATACCATGATTCAGCACCACACTTACCACAGCTTCCTCGACCAGATCTTACGAATCTTAACCGAACACATGCTTCATCGAAACCTGACCTTACCTCTCATTCCAAGCCTATGGACCGGCCAGCCTTAGTAAAGCCTACATCAAGGGTTCATGGACCTCAGAGCCCTGATGTGTCATATCTAAACACTCCCAAGAATATCAGTCcagatatatcatatatgggAACACCCAAGGAACCTCCAGATTATGGTTATAGTCAAGATAAAATGAATGACATTGAATACAGTTCATCATACTCAACAGATAATGGAACTATCAATTTTGAGGACTTTTTACCA AACAAGCTGAGTGGACTAGGGTTTGGCAGCAATGGTGTTACTGGTATTGTAGGAAATGAAATGTCAGAACAAGAAGTTTTATCCAGCATTATGCGTGGTCATTCTTCCATGATGTCTGTCATATCTGCACGGACAAGGGGGCTACAAGTCACACACAAACTGTGGCAGACAAAAGATTTAAAAACGGCTGTAGATCATGCACTGAACTCTGGAGACCAAGCATTACTTGTTGATCTTCTTGGAATTATTAACCTAAGACC GTCAATATGGAACTTGGATCTTTTAACAGCTTTATTACCACCTGTAAGTCTTCTGCTACAGAGTAAATATGAAAT GTATGTAACCTGTGGTTATAACGCACTGAAGCTCATGATAAAAAACTTCGCTGTTATGATCAAGTCCAATATGTCTGGTCCAATACATTCAGTAGGAGTCGATATATCAAGAGAGGAAAG GTACAATAAGTGTATAGAATGCTACAACCACATGATGTCAATCCGAGCCTTCCTTCTTAAACGACAAACTGTTCCAGGGAAGTTAGGACCTATGTATCGAGAGCTAGTAATTTTAATGCAAGCATTTGaataa